In a genomic window of Drosophila takahashii strain IR98-3 E-12201 chromosome 3L, DtakHiC1v2, whole genome shotgun sequence:
- the LOC108063403 gene encoding protein FAM91A1, whose translation MTEQEDLASGGGGSAASAGSGSNCQNQLQQCVRGNVAWESLPVHLRSVLHNNQRDYEKFVFNYSLKNQLRFRGNLAAKVFRREQRYYELLVQKSINGLGAFPYHLADIVTKGLRVTPFNYYLDVLGQLLRSDKSYDTLPNFTAADCLRVLGIGRNEYLALISDLKTHTPRSLIFGSRPNPLDFLPRFPVRIHIEPWWRLDIGYVLEADIRFLTPSERGLLDDLIDFGAQPAGKCDHEVVHSLYRKGLIYLDVPISGEDRISIPPLRNFVMNRVSGDYFENLLYKIFVSADEHMTIAELAQMLQLELDSVKQAISFICRLGFAHRKQDQLNQPNHASWEGYNREQTPETPQITPLNYNLHASSSFESSPKTPKDKDSSSIGYLSSDGNTSDFSFANLNTTPQERLNNSDEQELSSEMEPEAAAPLPKSGKRVGFLFDSTLTAFLMMGNLSPGLKNHAVTMFEVGKLCEESLDSFLAELEQVSLLDAEGEGDVSRYFAHAVILRSTICSLRHLLPGGLDLLRLECLEGLDRQTRDRVLEKKYKFIIAASPLTAALSHTFSIPYFGQFLRSSDVAPMWSKLFYNHITGYGPPSLLLSRGTVLKTLPRLFLGYGKLLVNILHSDAYVLNSENYRNLNDQLKNGCVLLQGYGIRTAGLLHYESFPFQPAETRQAKWAAHRAVRKLSNLLDLRQQCGYITFLNTGVPDLGCENYELQVHLKRQKRSSISKPIHVPSTNEVTSFQLKSPDENHFAATPEHAPPANEFTSPDCSQVLASELAKCSSSRADLVSQSSVEIPMAQEEEISPEEEEEDATEEWTLLDVSFGVPLFDVDTNTRICEQLVQGLCSDANLEALPSSASQAKDLFLDFVRQCLYFEDDPARQSVAATRPLPHPRINLAFENGHVGLWNGR comes from the exons ATGACGGAGCAAGAGGATTTGGCCAGCGGAGGCGGAGGCAGCGCTGCCTCCGCGGGATCGGGTAGTAATTGCCAGAACCAACTGCAGCAGTGCGTGCGTGGGAATGTCGCCTGGGAATCGCTGCCCGTGCACCTGCGTTCCGTGCTGCACAACAATCAGCGGGATTACGAGAAGTTTGTGTTTAACTACAGCCTGAAGAATCAGCTGCGCTTTCGTGGCAACCTGGCCGCCAAGGTGTTCCGCCGGGAGCAGCGCTACTACGAGCTGTTGGTGCAGAAGAGCATCAATGGTCTGGGCGCCTTTCCCTATCACCTGGCGGATATTGTGACCAAGGGCCTAAGGGTGACGCCCTTTAACTACTACCTGGATGTATTGGGTCAGCTGCTAAGGAGCGACAAAAGCTACGATACGCTGCCCAATTTCACGGCAGCCGATTGTCTGAGGGTTTTAGGCATAGGCCGAAATGAGTATTTGGCCTTGATCAGCGATTTGAAAACCCACACGCCACGCTCCTTGATCTTCGGTTCGCGGCCCAATCCGCTGGACTTCCTGCCGCGCTTTCCCGTGCGCATCCACATCGAACCCTGGTGGCGACTGGACATCGGTTATGTCCTGGAGGCGGATATCCGGTTTTTAACGCCCTCTGAGCGAGGTCTCCTCGATGACCTCATCGATTTCGGTGCCCAGCCGGCTGGGAAATGCGATCACGAGGTCGTCCACAGCCTGTACAGGAAGGGTCTGATCTATTTGGATGTGCCCATCAGTGGGGAGGATAGAATATCCATTCCTCCGCTCCGCAACTTTGTGATGAACCGCGTGAGCGGCGATTACTTTGAGAATCTGCTCTACAAGATCTTCGTTAGCGCCGATGAGCACATGACCATTGCCGAGCTGGCGCAGATGCTGCAACTGGAATTGGATAGCGTCAAGCAGGCCATTTCGTTTATTTGCCGCCTGGGCTTTGCCCATCGCAAGCAGGATCAGCTGAACCAGCCGAATCATGCGAGTTGGGAGGGCTACAACCGCGAGCAGACGCCCGAAACGCCACAGATCACGCCGCTGAACTACAACCTACATGCCAGCAGCAGCTTTGAATCGTCCCCGAAGACGCCGAAGGATAAGGACAGTAGTTCCATAGGATATCTCTCCTCGGACGGCAACACCAGTGACTTTAGCTTTGCCAATTTGAATACCACGCCGCAGGAGCGGCTGAACAACAGCGATGAACAGGAGCTGAGCTCGGAAATGGAACCAGAGGCTGCTGCTCCGCTGCCAAAAAGCGGCAAGCGGGTGGGTTTCCTCTTCGACTCCACGCTCACCGCCTTCCTGATGATGGGCAACCTGTCGCCGGGCCTGAAAAACCACGCTGTTACCATGTTCGAAGTGGGAAAGCTGTGCGAGGAGAGTTTGGACAGCTTTCTGGCCGAACTGGAGCAGGTTTCGCTGCTGGACGCCGAGGGCGAGGGCGACGTTTCGCGCTACTTTGCCCACGCCGTCATTCTGCGTTCCACCATCTGCTCGCTGCGGCATTTGCTGCCCGGCGGCCTGGATCTGCTGCGGCTGGAGTGCCTGGAGGGCCTGGATCGGCAGACCAGGGATCGCGTGCTGGAGAAGAAGTACAAGTTCATTATAGCCGCCTCGCCGCTGACGGCGGCACTGAGTCATACGTTCAGCATTCCCTACTTTGGCCAATTCCTGCGCAGCTCCGATGTGGCGCCCATGTGGAGCAAGCTGTTCTACAATCATATCACAG GCTACGGACCGCCCAGTTTGCTGCTCAGCAGGGGAACTGTTTTGAAAACCTTGCCTCGCTTATTTTTGGGCTATGGAAAGCTGCTCGTGAATATCCTGCACTCGGATGCATATGTGCTTAATTCGGAGAACTACCGCAACCTGAACGATCAGCTCAAGAACGGCTGTGTGCTGCTGCAGGGCTATGGCATCCGCACAGCCGGCTTGCTTCACTATGAGTCATTTCCTTTCCAGCCAGCGGAGACACGACAGGCAAAGTGGGCCGCCCATCGAGCCGTGCGCAAGCTGTCCAATCTTTTGGACCTCCGCCAGCAGTGCGGCTATATTACATTCCTGAACACCGGGGTTCCCGATCTTGGGTGCGAAAACTACGAGCTGCAGGTGCATTTGAAGCGACAGAAACGCTCATCGATCAGCAAACCCATTCATGTGCCAAGCACCAACGAGGTGACCAGCTTTCAGCTCAAGAGTCCCGATGAAAACCACTTTGCAGCCACGCCGGAACATGCTCCTCCTGCCAATGAGTTCACCTCGCCGGACTGCAGCCAAGTGCTGGCCAGCGAACTGGCCAAGTGCAGCAGCAGTCGTGCGGATCTGGTGTCGCAGAGTTCCGTGGAAATACCGATGGCGCAGGAGGAGGAGATTTCcccagaggaggaggaggaggacgccACTGAGGAGTGGACCCTGCTGGACGTTAGCTTTGGCGTTCCCCTGTTCGATGTGGACACCAATACGAGGATCTGCGAGCAGCTGGTCCAGGGACTCTGCAGCGATGCCAATTTGGAGGCCCTGCCCTCGTCCGCCAGTCAGGCGAAGGATCTTTTCCTGGACTTTGTGCGGCAGTGCCTGTACTTCGAGGATGATCCTGCCAGGCAGTCGGTGGCGGCTACCAGGCCACTTCCTCATCCGAGGATCAATCTGGCATTCGAGAACGGACACGTGGGCCTTTGGAACGGGCGATAG
- the Ube3a gene encoding ubiquitin-protein ligase E3A, with product MSGGGGGEEEQHLPGVSSASGSAAGTTGGRATPEMKRSAVRSLIQRYFHQLQSGCGNAHCSNANCASSGKVAPMTPNEVAARALQLFSQDAQLCEASTSAASSPQDVDMLSPNDSSSSSSGSSTSTITSASTTTTTSRQSQSAPAAVVVAVSSPNPVQSVPQLDLGGVEASEGDSEPCTPTLPPVQSLDANSLMALYEQCRAAESYDRICHAIGDVFSSVDRLSKSFVRCAEPAASSSLQELLANPPEALNKEQLRTLEGEHDKDEDSTQQVEQQEEVATEEVVANPTEADPEAEPEEEDEDVPMAQPSEAAAGEDPSQSSDTQVDLPGLRRVQRLLFGCQTRAITDKLTSSVIQLADWVHYMRPDWEKVVHCLVICFDLATNTNNSVVDMDYLDRVLPKLCHAAAAMPVPAQARLARIWAAHCSDQLQSLVAACQQQITLQVLLDEESMRENGSIISVTKVLKIVFYANILASELERPSCRLPLEGRTEAADTSASGSATVEDDLFAYNSVLQPHMPKFAEDQLEKALQVWAIDCRRPLVPLEEFYNEALSENIQMHHDYLSYKTLAMESELGSGHTNYFSFMLYAFILTPATKVDALYYDSRMRMYSERYTSLYSILNNFGQDGQDGTPRPDLKLTVRRDQLINDALIGLELVAMSSPKDLKKQLVVEFVGEQGIDEGGVSKEFFQLIVEEIFNPAFGMFIQQEETNNMWFNATPFENGAQFTLIGIIIGLAIYNNVILAVNFPMVVYRKLMGYCGTFADLSDWSPTLHKSLKSMLDYQGQDMEEVFDQTFKISYSNVFGEMVEHELVPNGKEVLVGQHNKQLFVNLYSDFLLNTNIQQQFNAFRKGFEMVTDESPLKLLFRPEEIEMLVCGSREFDFVELEHSTEYEGGYTDETQIIQDFWSIVHAMPNESKRKLLEFTTGSARVPVGGLKCLRLLITRHGPDSDRLPTSHTCFNVLLLPEYSSREKLEERLMKAINYSKGFGML from the exons ATgagcggtggcggcggcggcgaggaggagcagcatcTGCCAGGTGTTTCCAG TGCATCAGGATCGGCGGCTGGAACGACTGGCGGTCGAGCCACGCCCGAAATGAAGCGCTCGGCGGTGCGCAGCCTCATCCAGCGGTACTTCCACCAACTGCAGTCCGGCTGCGGGAACGCCCACTGCAGCAACGCCAACTGCGCCTCCAGCGGCAAGGTGGCGCCCATGACGCCCAACGAGGTGGCCGCCCGGGCACTGCAGCTCTTCTCGCAGGACGCACAGCTCTGCGAGGCGTCCACATCGGCGGCCAGCAG TCCCCAGGACGTGGACATGCTCTCCCCcaacgacagcagcagcagcagcagcggcagctcaACGAGCACCATTACCTCCGCCAGCACGACCACCACGACCAGCAGACAGTCGCAGAGTGCGCCGGCAGCCGTTGTGGTGGCTGTCTCCAGTCCCAATCCTGTCCAGAGTGTGCCCCAGCTGGATCTCGGCGGCGTGGAGGCCTCCGAGGGCGACTCGGAGCCCTGTACGCCCACCCTGCCGCCCGTCCAGAGCCTGGACGCCAACAGTCTGATGGCTCTGTACGAGCAATGCAGGGCGGCCGAGAGTTACGACCGGATTTGCCACGCCATCGGCGATGTTTTCTCCAGCGTGGACAGACTTAGCAAGAGCTTCGTACGCTGCGCAGAACCAGCGGCTTCCAGTAGCCTCCAGGAGCTGCTGGCCAATCCGCCGGAGGCTTTGAACAAGGAGCAGCTGCGAACGCTGGAGGGTGAGCACGACAAGGACGAGGACAGCACACAGCAGGTGGAACAGCAGGAAGAGGTAGCGACGGAGGAAGTAGTAGCAAATCCTACAGAAGCAGATCCCGAAGCGGAGCCCGAGGAAGAGGACGAGGACGTGCCCATGGCTCAACCGTCGGAGGCAGCGGCCGGGGAGGATCCCTCCCAAAGCAGCGACACGCAGGTGGATTTGCCGGGACTGCGACGTGTGCAGCGGCTCCTCTTCGGCTGCCAAACGCGTGCCATTACGGACAAGCTGACCAGCAGCGTCATCCAATTGGCCGACTGGGTGCACTACATGCGACCCGATTGGGAGAAGGTCGTCCACTGTCTGGTCATCTGCTTCGATCTGGCCACCAATA CCAACAACAGTGTGGTGGACATGGACTACCTGGACAGGGTGCTGCCCAAGCTGTGTCATGCGGCGGCGGCCATGCCTGTGCCCGCCCAGGCGCGTCTGGCCAGGATCTGGGCGGCCCACTGTTCGGATCAGCTGCAGTCATTGGTGGCCGCCTGCCAGCAGCAGATAACGCTGCAGGTGCTCCTGGACGAGGAATCCATGCGCGAGAATGGCTCCATCATCAGCGTGACCAAAGTTTTGAAG ATTGTTTTCTATGCCAACATCCTGGCCAGCGAGCTGGAGCGACCCTCTTGCCGGCTGCCGCTGGAGGGCAGGACGGAAGCAGCGGACACCTCGGCATCCGGCAGTGCAACAGTAGAGGACGATCTGTTCGCCTACAACTCGGTGCTGCAGCCGCACATGCCCAAGTTCGCCGAGGATCAGCTGGAGAAGGCGCTGCAGGTGTGGGCCATCGATTGCCGGAGGCCACTGGTGCCGCTGGAGGAGTTCTACAACGAGGCGCTCAGCGAGAACATCCAGATGCACCACGACTACCTCTCCTACAAGACGTTGGCCATGGAGAGCGAGCTGGGCTCCGGCCACACGAACTATTTCTCGTTCATGCTGTACGCCTTTATCCTCACGCCGGCCACGAAAGTGGATGCCTTGTACTACGACAGCCGAATGAGGATGTACAGCGAGCGCTACACCTCGCTCTACTCGATCCTCAACAACTTTGGCCAGGACGGGCAGGATGGAACTCCGCGGCCGGATCTTAAGCTGACTGTGCGCAGGGACCAACTCATCAACGATGCGCTCATTGGG CTGGAACTGGTGGCCATGAGCAGTCCCAAGGATCTCAAGAAGCAGTTGGTGGTGGAGTTCGTCGGAGAGCAGGGCATCGATGAAGGCGGCGTATCCAAAGAGTTCTTCCAGCTAATTGTGGAGGAGATTTTTAATCCAGCTTTTGGAATGTTCATACAGCAGGAGGAAACCAACAATATGTG GTTCAATGCCACACCCTTCGAGAACGGCGCTCAATTCACCCTGATCGGTATCATCATCGGCCTGGCAATCTACAACAACGTGATCCTGGCCGTCAACTTCCCCATGGTGGTCTACCGCAAGTTGATGGGCTACTGCGGCACCTTTGCGGACCTCAGCGACTGGAGTCCCACGCTGCACAAGAGTCTGAAGTCCATGCTGGACTACCAGGGCCAGGACATGGAGGAGGTCTTCGACCAGACCTTCAAGATCAGCTACAGCAACGTGTTTGGCGAAATGGTGGAGCACGAACTGGTGCCGAATGGCAAGGAGGTGCTGGTGGGGCAGCACAACAAGCAGCTGTTCGTCAACCTGTACAGTGACTTCCTGCTGAACACGAATATCCAGCAGCAGTTCAATGCCTTCCGCAAGGGCTTCGAAATGGTCACGGATGAGTCGCCACTGAAGCTGCTCTTCCGACCCGAGGAAATCGAGATGCTGGTCTGCGGCAGTCGG GAGTTCGACTTTGTGGAACTGGAGCACTCGACGGAATACGAGGGCGGCTACACGGATGAGACTCAGATTATCCAGGATTTCTGGAGCATTGTGCACGCGATGCCCAACGAGTCGAAGCGCAAGCTGCTTGAATTCACGACGGGATCGGCGCGTGTTCCGGTGGGCGGGCTCAAGTGCCTGCGGCTGTTGATCACGCGACACGGTCCGGATAGCGACCGGCTGCCTACCTCGCACACCTGCTTCAACGTGCTGCTCCTGCCCGAGTACAGCAGCCGCGAGAAGCTGGAGGAGCGCCTGATGAAGGCAATCAACTACTCAAAGGGCTTCGGCATGCTTTAA